One region of Thiomonas intermedia genomic DNA includes:
- a CDS encoding cupin-like domain-containing protein, whose translation MALLAGAHAAPHDPFAAERPAPAHAIEAVDAARFSSHRMGALKHDFHQHPLMQLPRLAQLARDLMPTQQCRFIEPSATQTSAFKHSATTPDGGDIDSVFERIEEPGSWVALYDVQTDPHYAAFLDEVVAKAHDLIGREQPGLFRVAGFIFISAPPSVTPFHIDRENNLWLQIRGRKTMTVFDHRDRDVVAAREVENFIVEGSLAKVRLDERLRDRGTDFEVAAGDGVYFPATSPHMTRTTTDWVRPGEGVSISIGVVFYTAVTRHHARVHQCNRVLRQLGLSPMDPGLSPWRDAAKAPVGRAIAAARARWRGYEAPPGSY comes from the coding sequence ATGGCTCTTTTGGCGGGCGCGCATGCAGCGCCGCACGATCCCTTTGCCGCTGAGCGGCCCGCGCCCGCGCACGCCATCGAAGCAGTCGATGCGGCGCGTTTTTCCAGTCACCGGATGGGGGCGCTGAAGCACGACTTTCACCAACATCCGCTGATGCAACTGCCGCGGTTGGCCCAGTTGGCGCGTGATCTGATGCCAACCCAGCAATGCCGATTCATTGAGCCGAGCGCGACGCAAACTTCGGCGTTCAAGCACAGTGCCACGACCCCCGATGGAGGCGATATCGATTCGGTTTTTGAACGGATTGAGGAACCTGGTTCGTGGGTCGCGCTCTATGACGTTCAGACCGACCCGCATTACGCAGCCTTTCTCGACGAGGTCGTTGCCAAAGCCCACGACCTGATCGGCCGGGAACAACCCGGGTTGTTCCGTGTTGCAGGCTTCATCTTCATTTCGGCGCCGCCTTCCGTGACCCCGTTTCACATCGACCGTGAGAACAATCTCTGGCTACAAATTCGCGGGCGCAAGACCATGACCGTGTTCGATCACCGCGACCGCGACGTGGTCGCCGCGCGAGAGGTGGAAAACTTCATCGTGGAGGGTTCGCTCGCAAAAGTCCGGCTGGACGAGCGCCTGCGTGACCGAGGCACGGATTTCGAAGTCGCTGCGGGAGATGGGGTCTACTTCCCCGCGACGTCGCCCCACATGACGCGCACGACCACGGACTGGGTTCGCCCCGGAGAGGGTGTGTCGATCTCCATCGGCGTGGTCTTCTACACAGCCGTCACTCGGCATCATGCCCGGGTGCATCAGTGCAACCGCGTGCTGCGCCAGTTGGGTCTGTCTCCCATGGATCCTGGCCTATCGCCCTGGCGCGATGCCGCCAAGGCGCCCGTGGGGCGCGCCATTGCGGCGGCCCGAGCCCGGTGGCGTGGCTATGAGGCGCCACCGGGCTCTTATTGA
- the eutC gene encoding ethanolamine ammonia-lyase subunit EutC has product MNDPTSASAPEAAASPQPESGADPWTHLRRYTRARIALGRRGASLPTAALLDFGLAHAQARDAVHTALDLEALDVDAQAAGLPPSLRVHSAAPDRATYLRRPDLGRQLDAASRALLVEAKAQACDVVFVIADGLSARAAQTHAVPLIAQTLQRLPPGWRVGPLVLARQARVALGDDIGALLRAAQVVMCLGERPGLTAPDSLGLYLTHGPRPGLTDAQRNCISNVRPDGLPYAQAAHKLAWLLAGARRLGMSGVGLKDDSEDHSEGGLPHDTSAHRVLRDEGAAGEMPSSDQ; this is encoded by the coding sequence ATGAACGATCCGACCTCCGCCTCCGCGCCCGAAGCGGCCGCTTCGCCCCAGCCCGAAAGCGGCGCCGACCCCTGGACGCATCTGCGCCGCTACACCCGCGCCCGCATCGCCCTTGGCCGCCGTGGCGCCAGCCTGCCCACCGCGGCCCTGCTCGACTTTGGTCTCGCGCATGCCCAGGCCCGCGATGCCGTGCATACCGCGCTCGACCTCGAGGCCCTCGACGTTGATGCGCAGGCCGCCGGTCTGCCCCCGTCTTTGCGCGTGCACAGCGCCGCGCCCGACCGCGCCACCTATCTGCGGCGCCCCGATCTTGGCCGCCAGCTCGACGCCGCCAGCCGAGCCCTGCTCGTGGAGGCGAAGGCGCAGGCGTGCGACGTCGTGTTCGTCATCGCCGATGGGCTGTCGGCCCGTGCGGCGCAGACCCACGCCGTGCCCTTGATCGCCCAGACCCTCCAGCGTCTGCCGCCCGGCTGGCGGGTGGGGCCGCTGGTGCTGGCCCGCCAGGCCCGCGTTGCCCTGGGCGACGACATCGGCGCGCTGCTGCGGGCCGCGCAAGTGGTCATGTGCCTGGGCGAGCGGCCCGGCCTGACCGCGCCCGACAGCCTCGGTCTGTACCTCACCCACGGCCCACGCCCCGGCCTGACCGACGCCCAGCGCAACTGCATCTCCAACGTCCGTCCCGACGGCCTGCCCTACGCCCAGGCCGCGCACAAACTCGCCTGGCTGCTCGCGGGGGCGCGGCGGCTGGGGATGTCAGGGGTGGGGTTGAAGGATGACAGCGAGGACCATTCCGAAGGCGGGCTGCCACACGATACGTCGGCGCACCGCGTCCTCAGAGACGAAGGTGCAGCGGGCGAAATGCCGTCAAGCGATCAATAA
- a CDS encoding ethanolamine ammonia-lyase subunit EutB, whose product MPYTHTIGAVRHVFSDLKTLLARATPPRSGDELAGVAARSAEERMAARLALAEVPLARFLNEAVIPYEADEITRLIVDGHDAAAFAPIAHLTVGGFRDWLLSDGVDGETLAELAPGLTPEMVAAVSKLMRNQDLILVAQKCAVISRFRTTLGLPGRMGVRLQPNHPTDDPAGIAASIVDGLMYGCGDAVIGINPASDNLAAIGSLLRLIDDLRLRYDVPTQSCVLTHVTHTLRAIEQGAPVDLVFQSVAGTQQANAAFGIDLAVLREAHAAAQALRRGTVGDNVMYFETGQGSALSAGAHHGVDQQTCEARAYAVARAFRPLLVNTVVGFIGPEYLYDGKQILRAGLEDHFCGKLLGLPMGCDICYTNHAEADQDDMDNLLTLLGVAGVHFIMGVPGADDIMLGYQSTSFHDALYVRQVLGKRRAPEFEAWLQRMDLADAQGRLAPPRARQPLLTFAEQW is encoded by the coding sequence ATGCCCTACACCCACACCATCGGCGCCGTGCGCCATGTCTTTTCCGATCTCAAGACCTTGCTGGCGCGGGCCACGCCGCCGCGCTCCGGTGACGAATTGGCGGGGGTGGCCGCACGATCGGCCGAAGAACGCATGGCCGCACGCCTGGCGCTGGCCGAGGTGCCGCTGGCACGATTTCTGAACGAGGCGGTGATCCCCTACGAGGCCGACGAAATCACCCGGCTGATCGTCGATGGCCATGACGCGGCCGCCTTCGCTCCCATCGCACATCTCACCGTGGGCGGTTTTCGCGACTGGCTGCTGTCCGACGGGGTGGATGGCGAGACGCTTGCTGAGCTGGCGCCTGGCCTCACGCCGGAGATGGTCGCTGCGGTGAGCAAGCTCATGCGCAACCAGGATCTCATTCTGGTCGCGCAGAAATGCGCGGTGATCAGCCGCTTCCGTACCACGCTGGGTCTGCCCGGACGCATGGGCGTGCGTCTGCAGCCCAACCACCCGACGGACGACCCCGCGGGCATTGCGGCGTCCATCGTCGACGGGCTGATGTATGGCTGCGGCGATGCGGTCATCGGCATCAATCCCGCGTCGGACAATCTGGCCGCCATCGGCAGCCTGCTGCGGCTGATCGACGACCTGCGTCTGCGCTACGACGTGCCCACCCAGAGCTGCGTGCTGACTCACGTCACCCACACCCTGCGCGCCATCGAGCAGGGGGCGCCGGTCGATCTGGTGTTTCAGTCGGTGGCCGGCACGCAGCAGGCCAATGCCGCCTTCGGCATCGATCTGGCGGTACTGCGCGAAGCCCATGCCGCGGCGCAAGCGCTGCGGCGCGGCACGGTGGGCGACAACGTCATGTATTTCGAGACCGGGCAGGGCAGCGCCCTGTCGGCGGGGGCGCACCACGGCGTGGATCAGCAGACCTGCGAAGCCCGTGCCTACGCCGTGGCCCGCGCCTTCCGGCCGCTGCTGGTCAACACCGTGGTCGGCTTCATCGGCCCGGAGTATCTGTACGACGGCAAACAGATCCTGCGCGCCGGGCTGGAAGACCATTTCTGCGGCAAGCTGCTCGGCCTGCCCATGGGCTGCGACATTTGCTACACCAACCATGCCGAGGCCGATCAGGACGACATGGACAACCTGCTGACCCTGCTGGGCGTGGCCGGGGTGCACTTCATCATGGGCGTGCCTGGGGCGGACGACATCATGCTCGGCTATCAGAGCACCTCCTTCCACGACGCGCTCTATGTGCGGCAGGTGCTCGGCAAGCGCCGCGCCCCCGAGTTCGAGGCCTGGCTGCAGCGCATGGACCTGGCGGATGCGCAGGGACGATTGGCGCCCCCGCGCGCGCGCCAACCCCTGCTGACCTTCGCCGAGCAATGGTGA
- a CDS encoding desulfoferrodoxin family protein produces the protein MQRREFVASSLAVATAAVALPKAAQAAQGSGAMTNVVFTENDPGHWKDVEKLHVPLVKIDGRKMTVTTPHPMSEAHYIVSHTVVLEGGKYLDRKTFNWKDQPVSEHMLPEGYKGKVMVTSTCNLHDWWLKTIDA, from the coding sequence ATGCAACGCCGTGAATTTGTCGCAAGTTCCCTGGCTGTCGCCACGGCCGCCGTCGCTCTGCCCAAGGCGGCGCAAGCGGCTCAAGGCAGCGGCGCGATGACGAATGTGGTGTTCACCGAGAACGACCCCGGCCACTGGAAGGACGTGGAAAAACTCCATGTGCCGCTGGTGAAGATCGATGGCCGCAAGATGACCGTCACCACCCCGCATCCGATGAGCGAGGCGCATTACATCGTCAGCCACACCGTAGTGCTCGAAGGTGGCAAGTACCTTGACCGCAAGACCTTCAACTGGAAAGACCAGCCCGTCTCGGAACACATGCTGCCCGAAGGCTACAAGGGCAAGGTGATGGTGACCAGCACCTGCAATCTGCACGATTGGTGGCTGAAAACCATCGACGCCTGA
- a CDS encoding YXWGXW repeat-containing protein gives MRFPDTFFRRAVLRRSTALMILPTLAAFGLGGCVVAPVPPPQYGYGAPAYDVVNVPPPAPQYEVVGVAPYPGAVWIGGYWGWASGRYVWNRGYWHAPRAGYRWVPHRWVPQGGGWHAQGGRWERGH, from the coding sequence ATGCGCTTTCCTGATACTTTTTTCCGGCGCGCCGTGCTTCGACGAAGTACGGCGCTGATGATCCTGCCGACCCTCGCGGCATTCGGTCTTGGCGGCTGCGTGGTGGCCCCGGTGCCACCGCCCCAGTATGGCTACGGCGCTCCCGCGTACGACGTGGTCAATGTGCCGCCGCCAGCACCGCAATATGAGGTGGTCGGCGTGGCACCGTATCCCGGCGCTGTCTGGATCGGCGGCTACTGGGGCTGGGCGAGTGGCCGCTACGTGTGGAACCGGGGTTATTGGCATGCCCCCCGCGCCGGCTATCGTTGGGTGCCGCATCGCTGGGTGCCGCAAGGAGGCGGCTGGCATGCGCAGGGTGGCCGATGGGAACGCGGTCATTGA
- a CDS encoding ABC transporter ATP-binding protein/permease, with protein MQTQPTAQSYRFAFRHFYALAKPYLVSEEKKKGWGLLLLVLAMNLALVWVNVKLTQWNGDFFNALQAKNFGAFKQLLLIFTGYAFLYIALAVYSQYFLQMLQISWRRWMTEVFLKDWLAGGTHYRMSLRQGNTDNPDQRIADDIGGFINGSLNLFFGFVSSLVTLFSFLFMLWVLSGAITLFGITIPGYMVWVALLYAGVGSVLAHWVGKPLIRLNFFQQRYEADFRFGLARTREHDEGIALYNGEARELAGHRSRFANVWSNWWGIMKRQKLFTWYSAFYGQLAIIFPILVAAPRYFAGQIQLGGLTQTSQAFGQVQGALSWFIGAYTSIADWRATVERLQTFVDAMHQSQQNPHDPAPASPAGRPSGTPPTTAGVVPLRSARESVALGDLLLLAPDGRPLLQCAGEHISRGQHTLFTGPSGSGKSTLVRWLAGIWPYALNAAHAHAPSGRTLFLPQKPYLPLGTLKQALTYPQSPDDFSAAQISEALQLARVPYLEAALEQTDTWMQRLSPGEQQRLAVARALLIAPDWLFMDEATSALDAPTERAMYALLQQRLPEATLVSVAHRVGVIEFHAQIYAIDVDPTRQGPARIERRDAEQARKAALGEGAIADASAVAS; from the coding sequence ATGCAGACCCAACCTACTGCGCAGTCGTATCGCTTCGCTTTCAGGCATTTCTACGCGCTCGCCAAGCCTTATCTGGTTTCGGAAGAAAAGAAGAAAGGCTGGGGGCTGTTGCTGCTGGTGCTGGCGATGAATCTGGCGCTGGTCTGGGTCAACGTCAAGCTCACGCAGTGGAACGGCGACTTCTTCAATGCCCTTCAGGCCAAGAACTTTGGCGCCTTCAAGCAACTGCTGCTGATCTTTACCGGCTACGCCTTTCTCTACATCGCGCTGGCGGTGTATTCGCAGTATTTTTTGCAAATGTTGCAGATCAGCTGGCGGCGCTGGATGACCGAAGTGTTCCTGAAGGACTGGCTGGCCGGCGGCACGCACTACCGCATGTCGCTGCGGCAGGGCAACACCGACAACCCGGACCAGCGCATCGCCGACGACATCGGCGGCTTCATCAACGGCAGCCTGAATCTGTTCTTCGGCTTTGTCTCTTCGCTGGTGACGCTGTTTTCCTTTCTGTTCATGCTCTGGGTGCTGTCCGGGGCGATCACGCTGTTCGGCATCACCATTCCGGGCTACATGGTGTGGGTAGCCCTGCTGTACGCCGGCGTGGGCAGTGTGCTGGCGCATTGGGTGGGCAAACCGCTGATCCGGCTGAATTTCTTTCAGCAACGCTACGAGGCCGATTTCCGTTTCGGTCTGGCCCGCACCCGCGAGCATGACGAAGGCATCGCGCTCTACAACGGCGAGGCGCGCGAGCTGGCCGGGCACCGCAGCCGCTTCGCCAATGTGTGGAGCAACTGGTGGGGCATCATGAAGCGGCAGAAGCTGTTCACCTGGTACAGCGCGTTCTATGGGCAACTGGCCATCATCTTCCCCATTCTGGTGGCCGCGCCGCGTTACTTCGCGGGGCAGATTCAGCTCGGCGGTCTGACGCAGACGTCGCAGGCTTTCGGCCAGGTGCAGGGTGCGCTGTCGTGGTTCATCGGCGCCTACACCAGCATTGCCGACTGGCGCGCCACCGTCGAGCGTTTGCAGACCTTTGTCGACGCGATGCACCAATCTCAGCAGAATCCGCACGATCCCGCGCCCGCATCGCCTGCCGGACGGCCATCGGGCACCCCGCCCACCACGGCGGGCGTGGTGCCGCTGCGCAGCGCGCGAGAGTCGGTGGCACTGGGCGACCTGCTGCTGCTGGCACCCGACGGCCGTCCGCTGCTGCAGTGCGCGGGCGAACACATCAGCCGCGGGCAGCACACCCTGTTCACCGGACCCTCGGGCAGCGGCAAGAGCACGCTGGTGCGCTGGCTGGCGGGCATCTGGCCTTACGCGCTCAATGCGGCGCATGCGCATGCACCCTCGGGGCGCACGTTGTTCCTGCCGCAGAAACCCTATCTGCCGCTGGGCACACTCAAGCAGGCGCTGACCTATCCCCAAAGCCCCGATGATTTCAGCGCTGCGCAGATCAGCGAGGCCTTGCAACTCGCCCGCGTGCCCTATCTGGAGGCGGCGCTGGAGCAGACCGACACCTGGATGCAGCGGCTCTCGCCCGGCGAGCAGCAGCGTCTGGCCGTGGCGCGGGCGCTGCTGATCGCGCCCGACTGGCTGTTCATGGACGAGGCGACCAGCGCGCTCGACGCGCCGACCGAGCGTGCGATGTACGCGCTGTTGCAGCAGCGTTTGCCCGAGGCCACCCTGGTCAGCGTGGCGCATCGCGTCGGAGTGATCGAGTTTCACGCGCAGATCTATGCAATCGACGTCGATCCCACCCGCCAAGGCCCGGCACGCATCGAAAGGCGCGATGCCGAACAGGCGCGCAAAGCGGCGCTGGGCGAGGGCGCGATCGCCGATGCGTCGGCAGTCGCGTCCTGA
- a CDS encoding acyl-CoA-binding protein encodes MTDSAPTNDLQAAFDAAIAHSKTLATRPDNLTLLQLYALYKQGSSGDVAGERPGMTDFVARAKWDAWAALRGASRAQAMQDYIERVRGL; translated from the coding sequence ATGACCGACTCCGCCCCCACCAACGACTTGCAGGCCGCGTTCGACGCCGCCATCGCCCATTCCAAGACCCTGGCCACCCGGCCCGACAACCTCACGCTGCTGCAGCTCTACGCCCTGTACAAGCAAGGCAGCAGCGGCGATGTCGCGGGCGAGCGTCCCGGCATGACCGACTTCGTCGCCCGCGCCAAATGGGATGCCTGGGCCGCGCTGCGCGGCGCCTCGCGCGCGCAGGCCATGCAAGACTACATCGAACGGGTGCGCGGCCTTTGA